A region from the Bombyx mori chromosome 15, ASM3026992v2 genome encodes:
- the LOC101740047 gene encoding protein cereblon isoform X1: protein MIAILFILINLSLNITASLNAVAVISSNYSNETVDDYDKILCRGCGIDLASSQNIISKLSPSSQQSFLDTLFNTENVLIQILLSEFFFNFPVITTTHSSCVGVGEWEDSENWFPDYQWKPCVCSECGTYVGWVFKPIDLDISDTDTFFVLILTNIISETFLDSTIIYPK, encoded by the exons ATGattgctattttatttatattaattaacctATCTCTGAATATAACAGCTTCATTAAACGCTGTGGCTGTTATTTCTTCTAATTACTCTAACGAAACTGTTGATGATTACG ataaaatattatgtcgTGGTTGCGGTATTGATCTCGCTTCATCACAGAATATCATTTCTAAGTTGAGCCCTTCTTCACAGCAGTCATTTCTTGATACGTTGTTTAATACAGAAAATGTCTTAATTCAAATACTCCTAAGTGAATTCTTCTTTAATTTTCCTGTTATAACCACTACACATTCAAGTTGTGTTGGCGTTGGGgag tGGGAGGACAGTGAAAATTGGTTTCCTGATTATCAGTGGAAGCCTTGTGTTTGTTCAGAATGCGGAACCTACGTTGGTTGGGTTTTTAAGCCTATTGATTTAGACATAAGTGATACAGATACATTTTTTGTTCTTATTCTGACGAACATAATCAGTGAAactt TTCTTGATTCCACAATAATAtatcctaaataa
- the LOC101740047 gene encoding uncharacterized protein LOC101740047 isoform X3 encodes MIAILFILINLSLNITASLNAVAVISSNYSNETVDDYDKILCRGCGIDLASSQNIISKLSPSSQQSFLDTLFNTENVLIQILLSEFFFNFPVITTTHSSCVGVGEWEDSENWFPDYQWKPCVCSECGTYFLIPQ; translated from the exons ATGattgctattttatttatattaattaacctATCTCTGAATATAACAGCTTCATTAAACGCTGTGGCTGTTATTTCTTCTAATTACTCTAACGAAACTGTTGATGATTACG ataaaatattatgtcgTGGTTGCGGTATTGATCTCGCTTCATCACAGAATATCATTTCTAAGTTGAGCCCTTCTTCACAGCAGTCATTTCTTGATACGTTGTTTAATACAGAAAATGTCTTAATTCAAATACTCCTAAGTGAATTCTTCTTTAATTTTCCTGTTATAACCACTACACATTCAAGTTGTGTTGGCGTTGGGgag tGGGAGGACAGTGAAAATTGGTTTCCTGATTATCAGTGGAAGCCTTGTGTTTGTTCAGAATGCGGAACCTAC TTCTTGATTCCACAATAA
- the LOC101740047 gene encoding uncharacterized protein LOC101740047 isoform X2, producing the protein MIAILFILINLSLNITASLNAVAVISSNYSNETVDDYDKILCRGCGIDLASSQNIISKLSPSSQQSFLDTLFNTENVLIQILLSEFFFNFPVITTTHSSCVGVGEWEDSENWFPDYQWKPCVCSECGTYVVLDSTIIYPK; encoded by the exons ATGattgctattttatttatattaattaacctATCTCTGAATATAACAGCTTCATTAAACGCTGTGGCTGTTATTTCTTCTAATTACTCTAACGAAACTGTTGATGATTACG ataaaatattatgtcgTGGTTGCGGTATTGATCTCGCTTCATCACAGAATATCATTTCTAAGTTGAGCCCTTCTTCACAGCAGTCATTTCTTGATACGTTGTTTAATACAGAAAATGTCTTAATTCAAATACTCCTAAGTGAATTCTTCTTTAATTTTCCTGTTATAACCACTACACATTCAAGTTGTGTTGGCGTTGGGgag tGGGAGGACAGTGAAAATTGGTTTCCTGATTATCAGTGGAAGCCTTGTGTTTGTTCAGAATGCGGAACCTACGTTG TTCTTGATTCCACAATAATAtatcctaaataa
- the oxr1 gene encoding oxygen resistance gene 1 isoform X23 encodes MFRFIRSIARRVVEKIRSIEMILFNRYVQRRGTIHSICRGGTLHPEFDTINAKRRGTIHSICEVLSMSDELRRALYSSGASVDMEFLPPDLIGATEIFTMEHREKLCSVLPARAQGYMWSLAFSTSQHGFSLASMYRKMQRVDSPVLLVIQDTDNNVFGAMTSCALHPSEHFYGTGESFLYSFQRIEEDTSPGAHGPVHADDANKETDSDNQSDAKKEDNEQSQTVKTKFKYWGWTGDNMYFIRGSNDNISIGAGDGKFGLWLDGDLYLGRTQRCKTYGNEPLTTREDFIVKIMECWTFI; translated from the exons ATGTTCCGTTTTATACGCAGCATAGCGCGCAGGGTAGTAGAAAAGATTCGTAGCATAGAAATGATCTTGTTCAACCGCTACGTACAGAGGCGGGGCACAATTCATTCTATTTGTAGAGGAGGCACCTTACATCCGGAATTTGATACTATAAACGCTAAACGGAGAGGAACTATACATTCCATCTGCGAG GTATTGTCGATGAGCGATGAGCTCCGACGCGCGCTTTACTCGTCGGGGGCCTCCGTCGACATGGAGTTCTTGCCGCCCGACCTCATTGGCGCCACGGAAATATTCACCATGGAACACAG gGAGAAGTTGTGCAGCGTGCTACCGGCTCGCGCTCAGGGGTACATGTGGTCGCTCGCGTTCAGCACCAGCCAGCACGGGTTCTCGCTCGCGTCCATGTACCGCAAGATGCAGCGCGTCGACAGCCCCGTGCTCCTCGTCATACAGGATACCGATAACAAC GTGTTTGGGGCCATGACGTCGTGTGCTCTACATCCGTCTGAACATTTCTACGGTACTGGCGAATCGTTCCTCTATTCGTTTCAAAGGATTGAGGAAGACACGAGCCCGGGGGCTCACGGCCCGGTCCACGCCGACGACGCGAACAAAGAAACAGATTCAGATAATCAAAGCGACGCCAAAAAGGAAGACAACG aacaATCGCAAACGGTCAAAACTAAATTCAAGTACTGGGGATGGACGGGAGACAACATGTATTTCATTCGTGGGAGCAACGACAATATATCGATCGGCGCTGGCGA TGGAAAATTCGGTCTGTGGCTGGACGGAGACCTGTACTTGGGGCGCACGCAACGGTGCAAGACGTACGGTAACGAGCCGCTGACGACGCGAGAGGACTTCATCGTGAAGATCATGGAGTGCTGGACCTTCATCTGA
- the oxr1 gene encoding oxygen resistance gene 1 isoform X24 encodes MHTVSWIEMVRFSPTATERTSTFESEKVLSMSDELRRALYSSGASVDMEFLPPDLIGATEIFTMEHREKLCSVLPARAQGYMWSLAFSTSQHGFSLASMYRKMQRVDSPVLLVIQDTDNNVFGAMTSCALHPSEHFYGTGESFLYSFQRIEEDTSPGAHGPVHADDANKETDSDNQSDAKKEDNEQSQTVKTKFKYWGWTGDNMYFIRGSNDNISIGAGDGKFGLWLDGDLYLGRTQRCKTYGNEPLTTREDFIVKIMECWTFI; translated from the exons GTATTGTCGATGAGCGATGAGCTCCGACGCGCGCTTTACTCGTCGGGGGCCTCCGTCGACATGGAGTTCTTGCCGCCCGACCTCATTGGCGCCACGGAAATATTCACCATGGAACACAG gGAGAAGTTGTGCAGCGTGCTACCGGCTCGCGCTCAGGGGTACATGTGGTCGCTCGCGTTCAGCACCAGCCAGCACGGGTTCTCGCTCGCGTCCATGTACCGCAAGATGCAGCGCGTCGACAGCCCCGTGCTCCTCGTCATACAGGATACCGATAACAAC GTGTTTGGGGCCATGACGTCGTGTGCTCTACATCCGTCTGAACATTTCTACGGTACTGGCGAATCGTTCCTCTATTCGTTTCAAAGGATTGAGGAAGACACGAGCCCGGGGGCTCACGGCCCGGTCCACGCCGACGACGCGAACAAAGAAACAGATTCAGATAATCAAAGCGACGCCAAAAAGGAAGACAACG aacaATCGCAAACGGTCAAAACTAAATTCAAGTACTGGGGATGGACGGGAGACAACATGTATTTCATTCGTGGGAGCAACGACAATATATCGATCGGCGCTGGCGA TGGAAAATTCGGTCTGTGGCTGGACGGAGACCTGTACTTGGGGCGCACGCAACGGTGCAAGACGTACGGTAACGAGCCGCTGACGACGCGAGAGGACTTCATCGTGAAGATCATGGAGTGCTGGACCTTCATCTGA